A DNA window from Falco peregrinus isolate bFalPer1 chromosome 8, bFalPer1.pri, whole genome shotgun sequence contains the following coding sequences:
- the LOC129784985 gene encoding nascent polypeptide-associated complex subunit alpha, muscle-specific form-like isoform X1 gives MSRGSAPLRGRRGSACSCLPAPRHLPPPGGGGGGGALPTGLGLGTGHRAYFPRSSTAPRDRPGRAANMSSRAPAPRHRQSRGRGNRHRYGLTAPPRPIPLQVSALPPPLLTASRSREGGGDRLSRSAARRDPPPLSRRGLGPHLGPSVSPRRAGSGARPPPPTAAATPPPATPTKVGPRARGGGWLLPGGTRLLAAAEKALPRGGGRRSPYAASPAPRAPTTPGSPRPRAASSRGPSLAAGQRLSPSALPAPSPRAGLAGEGQLRAAPPPSLAGRRLRAGAEGRRSSSSSSSSPTPPPPPRLAPPPARPSSTNGSAGSRHKAGSLQPPALAPDPPARPRPPPLTGGAGRRPAPARRAPDHRGPEIASALNATDFVSKTPKLLPRPLLQGPVVAGPVELCRSTGNTTYLSLPLPLPASPPISYGFSHQTLTSKSTICLLN, from the exons ATGTCTCGGGGCTCGGCACCGCTCCGTGGCCGCCGGGGAAGcgcctgctcctgcctcccggCCCCGAGGCATCTCCCcccgccgggcggcggcggcggcggcggcgcgctcCCCaccgggctggggctgggaaccGGGCACCGGGCTTATTTCCCACGCAGCTCCACCGCGCCGAGGGACCGGCCCGGCCGAGCAGCGAACATGTCCAGCCGCGCACCCGCGCCCAGGCACCGGCAGAGCCGCGGCAGGGGGAACCGGCACCGCTACGGGCTGACGGCACCGCCGCGTCCCATCCCGTTACAGGTCtccgcgctcccgccgcccctCCTCACTGCCTCACGCTCCCGGGAAGGCGGCGGCGACCGCCTCAGTCGCTCCGCGGCCAGGCGCGACCCTCCCCCGCTCTCACGGCGAGGACTGGGGCCGCATCTCGGCCCATCCGTGTCCCCCCGCCGGGCGGGCTCCGGcgcgcgccccccgccccccaccgcAGCGGCGACACCGCCCCCGGCCACCCCGACAAAGGTGGGGCCCAGAGCGCGGGGCGGCGGGTGGCTCCTCCCCGGCGGCACCCGGCTGCTCGCCGCGGCCGAGAAGGCCCTTCCCCGCGGCGGGGGAAGGCGCTCCCCCTAcgccgcctcccccgccccccgaGCTCCCACAAcgccgggcagcccccggccccgcgcggcCTCCTCCCGCGGGCCCTCGCTCGCCGCCGGGCAACGGCTCAGCCCCTCCGCGCTGCCAGCGCCTTCCCCCCGCGCCGGGCTCGCCGGCGAGGGGCAGCTCCGAGCCGCTCCGCCTCCTTCCCTTGCCGGCCGCCGGCTGCGGGCGGGAGCCGAGGGCCGGagatcctcctcctcctcctcctcctcccctacTCCTCCTCCCCCGCCGCGGCTCGcgcccccgccggcccgcccCAGCAGCACCAACGGCTCCGCCGGCTCCAGACACAAAGCGGGGTCGCTCCAACCGCCAGCCCTGGCACCCGACCCGCCGGCCAGGCCACGCCCCCCGCCCCTCACTGGCGGGgccggccgccgccccgcccctgcccgccgcgCCCCTGACCATAGAG GCCCTGAGATTGCATCAGCCTTGAACGCCACGGACTTTGTCTCAAAAACCCCGAAGCTTCTGCCTCGTCCCCTGCTTCAAGGCCCTGTTGTCGCAGGCCCTGTTGAGCTCTGCCGCAGCACTGGCAATACTACCTACCTCTCCCTCCCTCTACCTCTCCCGGCAAGTCCACCCATCTCATACGGCTTCAGCCACCAGACTCTCACAAGCAAAAGCACTATCTGCCTCTTAAATTGA
- the LOC129784985 gene encoding nascent polypeptide-associated complex subunit alpha, muscle-specific form-like isoform X2 has protein sequence MSRGSAPLRGRRGSACSCLPAPRHLPPPGGGGGGGALPTGLGLGTGHRAYFPRSSTAPRDRPGRAANMSSRAPAPRHRQSRGRGNRHRYGLTAPPRPIPLQVSALPPPLLTASRSREGGGDRLSRSAARRDPPPLSRRGLGPHLGPSVSPRRAGSGARPPPPTAAATPPPATPTKVGPRARGGGWLLPGGTRLLAAAEKALPRGGGRRSPYAASPAPRAPTTPGSPRPRAASSRGPSLAAGQRLSPSALPAPSPRAGLAGEGQLRAAPPPSLAGRRLRAGAEGRRSSSSSSSSPTPPPPPRLAPPPARPSSTNGSAGSRHKAGSLQPPALAPDPPARPRPPPLTGGAGRRPAPARRAPDHRGGPPGRP, from the exons ATGTCTCGGGGCTCGGCACCGCTCCGTGGCCGCCGGGGAAGcgcctgctcctgcctcccggCCCCGAGGCATCTCCCcccgccgggcggcggcggcggcggcggcgcgctcCCCaccgggctggggctgggaaccGGGCACCGGGCTTATTTCCCACGCAGCTCCACCGCGCCGAGGGACCGGCCCGGCCGAGCAGCGAACATGTCCAGCCGCGCACCCGCGCCCAGGCACCGGCAGAGCCGCGGCAGGGGGAACCGGCACCGCTACGGGCTGACGGCACCGCCGCGTCCCATCCCGTTACAGGTCtccgcgctcccgccgcccctCCTCACTGCCTCACGCTCCCGGGAAGGCGGCGGCGACCGCCTCAGTCGCTCCGCGGCCAGGCGCGACCCTCCCCCGCTCTCACGGCGAGGACTGGGGCCGCATCTCGGCCCATCCGTGTCCCCCCGCCGGGCGGGCTCCGGcgcgcgccccccgccccccaccgcAGCGGCGACACCGCCCCCGGCCACCCCGACAAAGGTGGGGCCCAGAGCGCGGGGCGGCGGGTGGCTCCTCCCCGGCGGCACCCGGCTGCTCGCCGCGGCCGAGAAGGCCCTTCCCCGCGGCGGGGGAAGGCGCTCCCCCTAcgccgcctcccccgccccccgaGCTCCCACAAcgccgggcagcccccggccccgcgcggcCTCCTCCCGCGGGCCCTCGCTCGCCGCCGGGCAACGGCTCAGCCCCTCCGCGCTGCCAGCGCCTTCCCCCCGCGCCGGGCTCGCCGGCGAGGGGCAGCTCCGAGCCGCTCCGCCTCCTTCCCTTGCCGGCCGCCGGCTGCGGGCGGGAGCCGAGGGCCGGagatcctcctcctcctcctcctcctcccctacTCCTCCTCCCCCGCCGCGGCTCGcgcccccgccggcccgcccCAGCAGCACCAACGGCTCCGCCGGCTCCAGACACAAAGCGGGGTCGCTCCAACCGCCAGCCCTGGCACCCGACCCGCCGGCCAGGCCACGCCCCCCGCCCCTCACTGGCGGGgccggccgccgccccgcccctgcccgccgcgCCCCTGACCATAGAGGTGGGCCTCCAGGCAG GCCCTGA